Below is a genomic region from Flavobacterium ginsengisoli.
TAGAGAAAATAACGTTTTCAAATTGATAGATAAAGGTTTTGTTATAGGATATTATTCTTATGTTTTCAAAGATGAAAAAGTAATCGAACTTGATAATTTATTTATCTTACCGGAACATATTGGCAGAGGATTTGGAAAATATTTGCTTCTTGATTTCTTAAACCGAATTAAAGAAACTGGAATAGAAAAAATAAAGCTGGATTCAGAACCAAATGCAGAGGATTTTTATGCCAAAATGGGATTTGTAAAAATTGGAGAATTTGAAACGTCTATAAAAAACCGCTTCATGCCTATTATGGAGATGAAACTTTAA
It encodes:
- a CDS encoding GNAT family N-acetyltransferase, producing the protein MIIQKANITDNEILTSITKKSKAYWGYSVEQIQKWDKNLTISQDYIRENNVFKLIDKGFVIGYYSYVFKDEKVIELDNLFILPEHIGRGFGKYLLLDFLNRIKETGIEKIKLDSEPNAEDFYAKMGFVKIGEFETSIKNRFMPIMEMKL